The following is a genomic window from Vitis vinifera cultivar Pinot Noir 40024 chromosome 6, ASM3070453v1.
AGACGGTGATCGGTTGATATAGATGCGGTCTCAActaaaaaactcaaactcaaactaacatgacaatgatcgatcgatataggtgcggtcccaactcaAACTGAATTGACATGACAATGAATGATGATGATCTGATCAAGTGGCTCAAAGCTAAAAGATAACCAGGATAACGATGCAAGCAAACTCGATAGGAGGtgatatgccccaatatgaaaCTTATGAAAGATCCAATGATCCCAAGAAAGGAGGgcatgccccagtatgcaactcGCAGGAGtcaacaactagatcaaaaggtgaatgaaattttGCTGAAAGGTATGGTGCTCTCTCgaatggggtatgccccagtatgtgaCGGTGAACAAACTGAGCTATGAAATGCCACAAAACTACTGTACTTTGAAATATGTtcatccatcatgtaatgaaaatgtccTACTTCGAATAGGTAATGCCAAACAAGACCATGTATCATGATACCATgctaacaaaacaaaactaaccGATGgataaaaacaatgatgaccaATGCTCAAGATGCAAAGAGCAAGGaaatcaacactcaacatgTCAATtgtcaaaatgaaagcatcatCACTAATAAATCAACAATCTATCAGACCttgccatcatggaagatgttaaATCTAAAGTCCAAAAGATGTTGAAAGCACAACCAAAGAAATCGATGACTGATCTACATCTGCTCCTGATCAAGAGAGGGGTGTGAGGTCATGTATTATGGTGAGATGTGTGggataaaaagaaagtaatgatCAAGCTCTGATAATATAGAAAGCATGAAAATATCAAGGGTGAAATGTTTGAGTATAAAATGAAAGTAGGTAGGTATCcgagatcatccaagtatgccGAGAAGTCTAAACCCAATGTATCAATAGCTCTATAATCTATCGAAAACAACAATCATAAACAAAAAGTCaagtctcaatgtcaaaatgTCCAACTAGGCggctatgccctagtatgcaatgaggacaacatgaaaCAATCCAATGATCTTTATATCACTCGTCAGATGCTCCAACGTAAAGAATCAATATGATCTCCCTCCAAAAGATagatatgccctagtgtaaagGATCCAATAGGGTGGCTGTGATCCAATGAAAAATACTCTCCATCccggctatgccccagtataaatTAGTATATCCGAGTCAACAACTGCTGAGGAGGATCATGCCTAGTGCACATCAACAAATTAATCAATCTTTACTCCTAGTGCCAAAAATGGAAACATCTCAACATAACCCATATGAATCAGAACCCCCGTGCTATATGAATGTGAATGAAGTGACTATGCCCCAATATAAACCATCTACAATGACTATGCTCTAAGATAAATCAAAGTTTGTCGCCAATGAGAGGGCTATGTCTCAATATGTGTTCTCATAACAAGTTCAATCTCATCCATCAATGctgaaaatgaaaattccaatataaTCTCAACAAACCTTAATCAGTTTATGCTCCACAAGAAATGATAGAGTGGCTATGTCTACCATGCACAATCTTTGAAGCAACCGTGTCTCAAAACAAaccatcatctcaaaaatcaaccattAATGAGTGAAGTGTGTCTCAATGTAGAATATCGAGTAGAATGactgtatctccaataaaagtGCTCTCTGAAATGACTATACCCCAGTGTAGAGGATCCAATAgggtggctatgccccaatgAAAGGTATCATCCTGAAAGAAACTGTCATCAATGagtggggtatgccccagtgtagatcACATCACCTCCgaaaatccatcactgataagaggggtatgccctagtgtaagtCATATCATAGTTCCTCATCCATCATGCTCCAAGAAATAATCTCCAGCCAATCTCAAGTATTGTCCATGTGTGAGCCGTTAAGCACAATATGTGAAGTCATGGCCTTAGGATGGTCTTAAGACTCAGGACATAACGTAAACTAGGGTAATAAGGTGAAGAAATGAATGGAAACTAGGCTCAATAATTCTAATGATATAATCCTCATACCCCTCATGCATGAGATGCAATGTCTAGAAAACATCATGATTCATGGACCGAAGGATTCTCTCACAAAAAGTGATGATAAAGGAATGAACATatcgaataagtaagaataaaGTGTGGATGCTGAACCCAAGTCAAATATCAAGtaggatgagaaaagaaagaaatcagatgAAGTGGAGTAAAatggaataataaaataaaaataaaagaaagcaaAGAGATAGAAAAGTGAGTGATAGTCAACCTACATCAAAGCATGGAGATAAGTCACATAAAAATGGATATAATGACGAATAGGGAAATGATCTAGAAATCCTAAAGAAAGATCACTCGCAGCTCTCACAAAAATTGAATCGGCGactcatactctcacccaaaatatataccaagatagaatctaaaaaaaaaagctctcatacgaactctctctaacacatAGACTCAATGAAGCAAATTGGTGTGTCCATACATATGTCCAATGGAGAATGATACAATGAAGAATGCGCAatcgtattttttttttttttttgtgcatactctaatcaataatgaatgacctcaaatgaaaatacatacccaaatgatcaaaccctCTCCACATATGAAGAACGAATCCTCACTAataagacaacctctcaaactaagatCTCTGAACCATTGCCCATGGGGTGAACGGGGGGAAAAATGTGACAATCCCCCATGTAGTAACGtgtgaaaaaccaccactcaaggtgaaacaaGGATAATGTCGAGTAAGTAGTGATGAGAGAAAAGACGAAAAACGAATATCACAAGTGGTGATATGTGATGCCGGAAAAAAAAGTGATGAGATAATGTCAAATtggaaaatatcacaatgaaaAGTGAGAGATGATGTCTGAATATGTATGTCAAGTCTATAACTCATGACGTATCTAATCAAAGCATGTAAATACTATAGGGTCCCCAACCcggtgtaataggtaaatgaggtgatgaaagaaaaggctatgGTGCTCATGTGAATatcaaagggctagcaacgaGTAACTCTATATGCGAGGGTGATATAGTAAATGggctcatgaaatgatggccaatcatcctttgaccACAACCTCAAACATCGTGCTTTTAAGATCTCACATGGTCAATACTAAAGACTGACATCCATCCAACATAGTCATATCAACCTCTTTGAAATCATGTGAAAGCTTTCACTGATGCTCTGTGATAATCATCAATGTCCTTTGACAATCACCCCACTCTATCATTACATGCCACTCACCATCGTCTCATAAAATTAGTCTCTCTGATCATACCAAAAGTCATGTGCAATGACTCAAATCTGGATGCTCCATGACGATCCATCTGCCTCAACAACATCATCAAGCAATCAAACCACTCTCTCATTGTGATCCATCTATCATACTGATACTATGGATGAGATAAATGAGCTCTAACTATAGGAGGCCTGTAAGGTGAATAATGTGCGGGCCTCTGATGCTGATAGCTAATAGTGCCAACCTCTCCAAATCTACTAGATGATCCAATCGGCTTCTTCCCCTTACTGTTAAGGGAATGAGCAGTATATGTCCATAATCCTTGAGCAATGACCTCCTCAACACTGAAAACTGCATGAACTAGACTCTTAAGATCTTGAAATGGAATGCCCACGAGGCACTTAGCAAACCTCGCCTGTAGGTTTCGAAGAACTGTATCAATCTGATCTTGCTCCTTAGGCTGATCTATCATACCAGCCACTTTTGCCCTTCAACAActaacaaatgaaaaaatagacTCATCTGGCCTCTGTCCGATGGCCTCCAATTCTCGCCTAGATACATCAATGTCAGCGCTAAAAGTGAACTGGGTCAAGAACTCGTGAGCTACATCATCCCATGTACGGAATCTCAAAATCTCGAAGGCTCAACTGAAGCAAACCATCTTTGAGCTACCCCACTAAGTGACATGGGGAAAAGGGCCACCAATTGTGTATCATCTATCCCGTGTGCTCTAATGACTATGCTGTATAGTCTGAAGTGGATCTTGGGACAACCAATCTCACTATAATGCTCAATGTTTGGCATGCGAAACTTGGCGGGCAAGCTAGCCGCTGATATGTCATTCCAATCATCTTAAGTCAAACCTTCGTCCTGCAATCTGATCTATCTCATCATGGACTCAAGCCTATCAACTTTGGCCTCCTGATCGGCCAATCTAGTATCATCAATAGTAGTGACAATGGGAGGTGGCATTGTGACAATAGGTGGTGGAATGACCTCATAATGATATGCTAAACATGTGATTCTCAATGCCCACTCCCAATCAATAAGATAATGCTAAAAAATCAACAGAGAATGGAGCAAAGTGGTGAAAGAATGAAAGACAAGAAAATCGCAGTGGTCATACCTGGTATGTTTTCTCTCGAGCGCAATGCACCCTGTTTCCACCTTCCGTCCTCCTCTCCTTCCAACAAtcttccttttctttgtaaaaCTTGCCCCTCAAGCGACCGATGCTCCTCCAGCAACCAACACCGCCCTCTGTCTCCAACAACTTGCAGACTTCCCCAAATCTTCAAAACCGTTTTCAAGAATATTCTCCCCTACACATGTCATTCTCTCATTCCCCCTTTAGCCTACTAATGTGACTTCCTAGTGACTAATCTAGGGGCAACACGTGGCCATTCAAAATCTCAACATGTGGCAAAAATGAATAGCTGCAAATATAACCCAAAATTGGGGGTCTACAATAGGttattttaagtttgaaaaaaaaaattaaggtaccCAATTAAGAGAGTAACGGTTATTGTTGCTTTTCATcatctctcttcttcttttgcctcttcttcctccattttttttcttccttaataattttgggtttatatgaaataaattagacataaatattgagataaaaaaaatggaattggATAAAAATAGAAAcgaaaatgatataaaacatatttatttataaaaataaaattttcatcaaataccttagccacattgttttatttttaacaaattattaaacatttaaattcgacataaaaatgaatatggtaATGTTTTAATATGGAATGAGTATTTGTATTGATATTCAACATTTTGATCATAGGTTAAGCAAAGATATCAAGTAGTTGGACCatgatcattttaaaaaattaagctaattatatgaaattaaaattacacCATAGTTAAATTCCACcatattttatataacattaactataatatatttgaatataattataaaaactatataaacttaatttagttgtttttagcATGACTTATTGAACAATACTATTGCTCTTATCTCGCGTGTATAAGATTAAATCATAAAAGGACAATATCACCGATATGGTTGTAAAGGTATGTTTGGTCATGTTttgtgatgtttgtttttaaaaattgttttcaagttAGGATGTGTTTGGTACGTgggaaaaagaaatgagaataaatattttgttttcattcttattctctcttgaatatgaatgaatttgaCCGTTTTGATTATTCTGTTTGGATGCATATATGAATATAAAGTTGGAATGataatttgtttccattttaatatttagtaaagataagaatgaaaaaaaaaaatcataatatctATACATAtggtttaaaatatatatattttttctttttatttaaaaaattctcaCATTGTGCAtagtttgaaataaaatttatttttatttttaaaaaaaatttaagagtttttttcgctaaataataataatttaaaaacaaatttgtttttaaaaaatttataccatTATTCAATTGTTGTTCTTTAGAAAcaactttagaaaacaaaataaaatagaaaattattctttttcacACTGTGCTCACATTTTTCGTTCCTAAAatatttactttctttttaaattttaagattaattttttttaacaataaaatagttgaataataatattttgagatACATTATAGACGTTTTGAagataagttttaaaatttaaaaaacttaaaaattaaattagactACAAAAATGTGAAGAAGGTACCCACAATTTTCGtacattatttcaaatttttatttttaaattataatttatttttcaaaaatttcaaaatagaaTTTATAAAACTATTTCAATGTCATATCAAGTGAAAATAATGCATTCCctaatttcatcattatttttattttattaaaataatttaaagaaatataatcaaaatttttagtttttcatccatttaatgaaaaattagtttttataaaatatgatttattttgaattctaattttattttattaaataattaaaattaaagaaatttattCTCAAAGAAATTCAATctcaacataaataaaataaaaataggtttgttatttttatttaaatgaaaacaaattttatcataaaattatttaataataaaaattataattttataaaaagtaattatgaaattaaaaagattttttttaaagagagattcatgttttaatttgaaagaagttgaactaaatgaaatatgaagaaaatgaaaggcggaaggaaataaaataatgttaaatcTTATTTGGTCCCGGCGGGGCTCGAACCCGCGACCTTCGGCTCATAAGACCAAcgctctaaccaactgagctacgGGACCTTGCTGCTTCAAACTACTAATGTTAGTATAAATTCCAAATAATTGTAGATTTAAACCTTAAAAAATCTAATCTTAGTCTACCCATGTCTTCCACTATTGCAATCCCTATTGGTGCCACTACAACATGATATGGGCAGTTCTGACTTCCACAACAGTAAGTTCCCTCCTAAGCTAACAACACccaggaaaaatgaaaaagtccCTTTCATTGAGCTCTTGATTATCATTTAAGCCACTCCTAGGGGATGTATGATCCTAAAGATGACACGAAGTTAATTTCTTGACGCTAGAATTTGctcttaattaaattaacaaatcaaaattgtacatttattaaaaaaccaattttgCTGTAGTGAGTGTATAGTGGGCTGTGTTACACATCCACTTCAACAAAGTTCAAGCGCACAATACCCAGTAAAGACGAAACAAAAGGTTgaagaaagctaaaatattaGCAAGCAGTAACACAAGACAGCCTTTCCACGGCATTCTCCACTAAGCCTTCAAACACAATGAGGACATATCTACCTACCCTACCCTCTTTGCATGGCACATAAGAAAGAAGAAACTATTTGGGAGTTTCTTTTCCTATCGAGTCCAAATACATAGGAGACACATTCATTTCACTTGTGAATCCATCAAGTTTCACCAAcattgttttagaaaaaatcTATACAATCCATTTAAcatattatatcaaaattttaatttggacAGTTCAAATGTATGatgaaatatgaatattttaacaaagatacaaacatataaaactaAATAGAATTACAACTTGAATGAATTGGATAGGTTAACCTATGATACATCCACTATCGATATATGGACAAGTTCCCATGAATTATTATAAGTTCTTATaagtaactaaaaaaaataagtatttcAAATTTGtcatataaatcatattaaaatcaaaatatttcaaagcCCTAAAATGTGATGGATGGTAATTGATTTAGACATAAAAGACAAtcctaaaactcaaatttcaatatTCTAAAATgctttaataattaaataaaaaagatatttaaataaaatactagataacataatttaaaagttaatgaataattattaatatgtATGTTTGAATGTCAATGGGTCACTCAAATCTTcaattttaatatctttaaattgatatttttctagTTCAAACCTAACCTCAACCTCATGAGATTAGGCAATGGAAGGTTTGGATCCGCCTAAGTTGCAGCCCCAGAATCCGgatcaagaaaacaaaatgaaaaacatgGTAAAAAACAGTAAAACTGAGATAACAAGAAGACCAAACATGGGACAACCCCAATTAATGATGTTCATGTGGTACCAAAATCGTACCATTTGTACCCTACTTTAAAACCTCTCTACCTAATTCTACGGCTTTTAAtgaattagttagaaatttatgaatatgTTTAATGAAATGCATGAAGTGGGTAATCAAGCCACGGACTCGGGTTTCTTCCATGAAGTTCATTAATATGCCACAGAAGTATTTGGATTCAAAGGGCAGTTTTTGAACAGAAAATTAGGAAGACTATTGGGATTCATGAACGTGATGTTATATACAAATGAACCTAAAACTCTTTATAGAGTTATACGCCATACAATCTCACATGGACTCGTCATCATGGGCATTGGTCTCAACTCTCAACAAGCAAAACTAAAATTCAGGCCCAAAGGGCCAGAACAGACATGGAGACGGAGCCAAGGGTCAAGGCAATGAAAGAAGCCTTCTTCAACAATGGAGCTGAAGCCATCATCTTGTTGTGGAAGAAATCTACTGCAATGAGATCAACAAGGGCCATGTATATGAGTATACCCGATGATAAGGACCCCAGCAGCCCCTCCATGATCAAAGCATTCGCACTACTGTCATCGTAACCTGTCGCAGAAAATATGATCATTCCCAGTACAATTCCCATTGGAGTCGTCACTGCAAACATAAAGCACATATACGCTGTTGTTCCAAAGTTGAAACCCGCCTGCAAATCAtgtcaacaaaattttattatcattgatTTTCTGTAACCTGTTGAAATCTGAGTTCATCTTATTCTCTGTCCATATCAATTGATAAAATCTATGCCCACTCCATCCTCAGTCTATAGAAAATGTCGGGTCAAACAAGTAACTAATGGTCTCCACAAAAAACTGCGAAGTCGTCTCAGTGACAGTGACTTTGAATTTTCTTCTCAAGATCTAAAGATGAGGGTTTTACCTGAGCAATGCAGCCTCCGAGGCCCAAACCCTCAAAAATCTGGTGGAAGGCGAGGGCAGCGACGAGAGGTCTGATGGTGCATTGATTTTGAGACATACCCATGGTAACGCCTATGATGACCGAGTGGAATATGATTCCAATCTCCAATACTTGAGACACCAGTCTCTGCTTCAGCTTCACCAGCTCTTCACCTTGTTTGTCAGGGCAACTCACCGACAGTACCGCCGTTTCAACCCGGAACTCGGTCAATTTCTTGGCGTGAGTGGGCAATTCTTCTTGGGTCCCAATTGGGGTGTAGTGACTGGGCTTGTGGCTGTCGACATGGGCGGAGGCGGTGAGGTCGACGAGGAGGGCGAGGATGGCGCCGATCATGGTGACGAGGCCGGAGAAAGGGAAGTCCTTCCAGGGGTGGTGGGAGGCGACGTGGCAGTCGGAGAGGGCGGCGAAGGCGTCAGGGAGGACGTGGACGAGGGAGGTGGAGAGAATCACGCCGGCGGCGAAGCACTTGATGATGAGAATCGCCTTGTCGTACATGGGTTTGCCTTGGAAAACCCGGGCAAGCATCACCGGGGAGGAGATGCCCACCACACTGGTGATGAAGATTACGAAGATTGATACCAGCTTCAGGTGCGCCGCTGCTCTTCCGTCCCGGCAGGCCAGTGCCCGAGCCGTATCGCCTACGCACGAGGCCATTGGCTCCAAAAATTCAATACTctgagagagacagagagagaaagagagagggcCAGAGAGAGAAGAAAGCGTTGGCGATTGTGGACTTGGTGGCGAGCTGTGGGTGTCTGTATGTGTAACCTCTTGGGTGTAGGGTGGGGGAGTGACGAGGGAGGTGCGTGGATGTATGGTGTGGAGTCCACTATGCTGATGATGGATGGGGTTTTCAACACGGTGGCCCCTTCTCCGTCCCTTCAGTCTTGTGTGTTGTGTGAGGTGTGATGTGAGTGAATTCCACCATTATTTTTTGAGGAATTATAGCAGGTCTTTTTGAAATGGTCTTTGAGCATTTAatcacctaaaaaaaaaaattcaacttcatttGCTAACTAATTCAACAAGTGTCACTATAGAAAAAGTGGAGATTTATTTTGTACACGtaagattttattcttagatAAAAAGTTTTCGTATGCACGCGAATCAGGCTTTTTAATTAGACATTCGTAATTCATATCAATTATTTGTTGAtgcaataatttaaaaaaaataaaataaaataaaatcttgcaATTTCATAACAGTTCATGTGGGACAATATTGTTAATTAGATAGGGACCCATAACCCATGAAGCCGATAATGACCAGAACCCACCATCAATGATAAGAAAGTTCTCAAATTTTCCTGCAAACTCCGAAGAAATTTTACCATTTGGTCCATGGATTTTGTAACATCATGTCTCTGAAAAGGCCTGTAAATTCAGTGGTCTAAATTGCTTAAAAATAGAATGGTTCAAATAAGGACAACAATACACACTGAAATG
Proteins encoded in this region:
- the LOC100250102 gene encoding zinc transporter 6, chloroplastic — its product is MASCVGDTARALACRDGRAAAHLKLVSIFVIFITSVVGISSPVMLARVFQGKPMYDKAILIIKCFAAGVILSTSLVHVLPDAFAALSDCHVASHHPWKDFPFSGLVTMIGAILALLVDLTASAHVDSHKPSHYTPIGTQEELPTHAKKLTEFRVETAVLSVSCPDKQGEELVKLKQRLVSQVLEIGIIFHSVIIGVTMGMSQNQCTIRPLVAALAFHQIFEGLGLGGCIAQAGFNFGTTAYMCFMFAVTTPMGIVLGMIIFSATGYDDSSANALIMEGLLGSLSSGILIYMALVDLIAVDFFHNKMMASAPLLKKASFIALTLGSVSMSVLALWA